In Beijerinckia indica subsp. indica ATCC 9039, the genomic window AGGGCCGTGTCCGCGCGCAACAAGGCTTTTTTGCGATCGAACGCACCTGTCCGCAATGCCATGGCCGTGGCGAGATCATTGACGATCCGTGCCAGGCTTGCGGCGGCGCGGGCCGCGTCACGCGCGAACGGACGCTTTCGGTCAATATCCCGCCGGGTGTCGAGGATGGCACGCGGATCAGGCTCGCCGGAGAGGGCGAGGCGGGAACCCGTGGCGGGCCAGCCGGCGATCTTTATATTTTCGTCTCGACCAAGCCGCATCCCTTCTTCCAGCGCGATGGGGCTGATCTTTTCTGCCGTGTGCCGATTTCCATGACCCAGGCTGCGCTGGGTGGTGAAGTTACGGTCCATACGATCGATGGCAAAGAGGCCAAGGTCAAGATTTCGGAAGGCACACAATCGGGCAAGCAGTTCAAGCTCAAGAACAAGGGCATGCCTGTGCTGCGCTCGCGCGAGGTCGGAGATCTCTACATTCAGGCGACGGTCGAAACGCCGCAGAATCTGACCAAGCGGCAGCGCGAGCTTCTGGCCGAGTTCGACGCGGAATCCTCCAACAAGACGCATCCCGAGGCGTCCGGTTTCTTCGCTCGGATGAAGGATTTCTTCGAAAACCTCAGCGGCCAATAGGATTGCAACCCGGCCGATGGAGAGAGGCCCAAAAAATTGGGATCTTCATAATTCTGTTGAAATCCATCGGGCGCCCCCGTTAAGTGGGGACAGCAAGCTTCTTGACGCTCCTGCGTTTATACGCACATTCGCCGATATGAAGCTGAATTTGCACGGAAATGCGGGGATCGATTCGATTGGCTAGTCAGTCCTTGCGAAGCCGGAAGAATGGCCGTGACGTAATGCCTGCCTTGAAGCTCGAACAACGCTTGGCGGATGAGGCGCGGTTCTTCAAATCCTGGCTCGACAATCCTTTATTGACCGGTGCCGTTTCCCCCTCGAGCCGTTCGCTCGCGCGGATGATGGCGCGTTATGTTGATCTCGGCGTGCCGGGACCGATCATTGAGCTGGGGCCTGGCACTGGGCCGATCACGGAAGCCTTGCTGCAGCATGGCGTCGCGCCGGAGCGGCTGATTCTCATCGAATATGATTCCGCCTTCTGCCAATTGCTGAAACAGCGGTTCTCCGGCGTGCGGGTGGTGCAGGGCGATGCCTATCGCTTGCGCCAAAGCCTCGGGCCCATCCTCGAACAGCCGGCTGCCTGCATCGTTTCCAGCCTGCCGCTTTTGAACAAACCGGAACAGCAAAGGCTGGCGCTGCTGGAAGACGCCTTTTCCTGCATGGGACCGGAAGGCTCCTTCATCCAGTTTACCTATGGCCTGATTTCGCCGGTGCCGCGCAATCTTGTCTCGGGACGGTTTGAGGCCAAGCCGTCTCCACCCGTCTGGTTCAATCTGCCGCCGGCCCGTGTCTGGGTCTATCGCCGTTGTGTCGAGACAGTGCAGCGTCCAGCGAAATTTCACGATCTGTTAGGCAAGCTCAAGCTCGGCACCGACAAGATCCAGCGTGAAGTCGATGCCGCCAAGGCTCGCCTGCATTTCGGTGATAAGGCCAAAGCCGTGCCGCTCAAGCGGTCCATGGAGCCCTTGCGGGGGCAGCGCACGGATGGCTCGCGCGAACGCGGACGGCGCTCATGAACGCACCCTCATCCTCTCCCGATAAGCCGCTGGATCCACGCGACCGGCTTATCGTCGCTCTCGATGTGACCGATCCGGCGGCTGCGCGGACCTTGGTGAATCGGCTGGGCGACAGCGTGTCTTTCTACAAGATCGGTATGGAACTCGCCTATGGCGGCGGTCTGCCGTTCGCGAGCGAGCTGCTCAAGGAAGGCAAGAAGGTTTTTCTCGACCTCAAGCTGCATGATATCGCGACGACCGTCAGCAACGCGGTGGCGCAGGTTGCGCGGCTCGGCGTGCATTTTCTGACGGTTCATGCTTATCCGCAAACGCTTGATGCCGCGCGGCGTGGTGCCGTTGGCTCGCCCTTGAAAATCCTCGGCGTCAGTGTGCTCACCTCTTATGATGACGCCGATCTCGCCGAGGCGGGCTATGCCTACTCTGTTGCCGATCTCGTGGCGCGCCGGGCGCTGCAGGCGCGCGAGGCGGGCGTCGATGGGCTGGTTCTCTCGGCGGCGGAAGCAGCCGCGATCAGGTCCCAGCTTGGTTCTGATCTGATCCTGGTGACGCCCGGCATCCGGCCGCGCGGCACCTCCGCCAAGGATCAAAAGCGTGTGGCGACACCCTCACTCGCCATTGCCGCTGGCGCTGATCATCTCGTCGTCGGACGGCCGATTACGGTGGCTCCCGATCCAAAAGGCGCCGCTGATCAGATCGTCGCGGAAATCGAGGCGACGCTTGCATCCATGGCTCCCCCGCCGGATAAGCCATGACGAGAGTCTGGCTGAAGTAGATCGGAGAGTTCTCCCATGAGCGAGTTGAAGCTCGTTGTCGCGGGCGCCGCCGGGCGCATGGGCCGCGTGCTCATCCAGACGGCCATCGAGACGTCGGGCGTCACGGTCAGCGCGGCGCTGGCGCGTCCCGGCTCGCTGGCACTCGGGCAAGATGCCGGCCTTCTCGCTGGTTGTGGCGAGATCAATGTGCCGATCACGGAGGATGCGCTGGCGGCGATCGTCGACGCCGATGGCATTCTCGATTTCACATCGCCTGATCTCAGTGTCGAATTGGCGGCGCTCGCGGCGCAGGCGCGGATCGTCCATATCATCGGTACCACGGGTTTCAGCGTCGCGCATCTGACCAAGATCGAAGCCGCGGCGCGGCACGCCGTCATTGTCCGCTCAGGCAATATGAGCCTCGGTGTCAATCTTCTGGCGGCGCTGGTGAAGAAGACGGCGGCCGTGCTCGGACCGGTCTATGATATCGAAATCGCTGAAATGCATCATCGCATGAAGGTTGATGCGCCCTCGGGGACGGCGCTTTTGCTTGGCGAGGCGGCGGCCCAGGGGCGTGGCATTTCCTTGAGCGAGCATGAACAGCGGGGGCGCGATGGCCATACCGGCCCGCGCAAGGACGGGGATATTGGTTTCGTGTCGTTGCGCGGCGGCACGGTCGTCGGCGATCATACGGTGATCTTCGCGGGGCCGGGAGAGCGGATCGAATTGGCGCACCGGGCGGAAGACCGCCGCATTTTCGGTCGCGGTGCCGTCCAGGCCGCCCTCTGGGGCAAGGGCCGCAAACCAGGCCTTTATTCCATGCTCGACGTTTTGGGGCTTGGTGGGGAATAATGGAACCGCCGATTCATCGGCTTGCTTTATTCACGAGACCCCGCCTTGAGCAAAACGCCTGAACGCCTCGTGACCTCCGAGGTCCGCGACGAAGATATGACGGAAGCCTCGCTGCGTCCGCTCACCCTCGCTGATTTTACCGGTCAGGCGGCGGCGCGCCAGAATCTGAGTGTCTTCATTGCGGCCGCCAAGGCCCGCCGGGAAGCGCTGGATCATGTGCTGTTCGTTGGCCCGCCGGGGCTTGGCAAAACCACGCTGGCGCAAATCGTCGCGCGGGAGCTCGGCGTCAATTTCCGCTCAACCTCAGGTCCGGTGATCGCCAAGGCGGGCGATCTCGCCGCGCAACTGACGGCGTTGGAAGAACGCGATGTCCTGTTCATCGACGAGATTCACCGCCTCAATCCGGCGGTCGAGGAAATTCTCTATCCGGCCATGGAGGATTTCCAGCTCGATCTCATCATCGGCGAGGGACCGGGCGCGCGCTCGGTCAAGATCGATCTTGCCCGTTTCACCTTGGTTGGTGCGACGACCCGGGCGGGCCTTCTCACGACGCCGCTCCGTGATCGTTTCGGCATTCCGATCCGGCTCGAATTCTATACGATCGAGGAATTGGAGCGGATCGTCCTGCGCGGGGCGCGGGTGCAGGGGCTGGCGCTTGAAAAGGAAGGCGCCAATGAGATTGCCAAAAGAGCCCGAGGCACACCACGCATCGCGGGCCGGCTTTTGCGCCGCGTGCGTGATTTCGCCATTGTCGATGGTGTCGAAAGCGTGACGCGCACCCTCGCCGACAAGGCGCTTTCCCTGCTTGATGTGGATCCGATCGGTCTCGACCAGATGGATCGCCGTTATCTTAATGTGATTGCGCTCTCCTTTGGCGGTGGTCCGGTCGGAATCGAAACCATCGCCGCCGCTCTGTCCGAGCCGCGCGACGCGATCGAGGATATTATCGAGCCCTATCTGATCCAACAGGGCTTTCTACAACGCACGCCGCGCGGACGTTTATTGACGCCGCATGCCTTTCGTCATCTGGGCCTCAAGGAACCGGTGCGCGAGACGCCGCAATATGGCCTGTTCCCTGATCAGTCGGAAGAGGATTGAGCCCGGCCTGAGAGGCGTTTTTCAGGGTCGTTGAACCGGCTCCAGGAGAAGAGGGTTGTTTTTATCCTGTATTCGCTCTGATGGCGGAGCATAGGGGAGCGCGTCGGGAAACAAAGCCACGCGCAGACCGACGAGCCGCGCACACAAATCTTGTTCTTCATCGACGGGAATGATAGTGAGTCCGGCGTCGATTTCCTCCAGAAGCGTTCGTGTTTTCATATGGACCTGGCCACCGAAATGCCCGATGGCGGCATTCAGGATACGGTCGATGGCTCGCCTGATTGCCTCCGGCTGACGGCGCCGGGCCTGTTTGATCTCGGCAATATTGATCGCCGCGCGAATTTCCGCGAGGAACACTTCCGGCTGCAGTTCCTCGGCTATTCGCGCCGTTTTCAAGCGCGTGGAAATGAGACCAAGACGGTCGAGCATCAAGGCGGCGATCTCGAAGCCACCACGGCGCCTATGTCCGTCTGCGACCTCGACCAGCATGGAGCGATTGAGATTGACGAGCCGGCGCGCGGTCCAGGTTTCATCCACCGAGCGGATCAGCCGGGTGACGATCGCCGCGATCC contains:
- the dnaJ gene encoding molecular chaperone DnaJ → MAKRDFYEVLGVTKTCTEAEMKVAFRKAAMQWHPDRNPGNEEAEIQFKEINEAYQTLSDGQKRAAYDRYGHAAFEHGGGGNDGFASSMADIFDDLFGDVMGRRGGRNGPARGSDLRYNMEITLEEAFQGKLASLTLPTSITCEACDGTGAKAGAKPRICPTCGGQGRVRAQQGFFAIERTCPQCHGRGEIIDDPCQACGGAGRVTRERTLSVNIPPGVEDGTRIRLAGEGEAGTRGGPAGDLYIFVSTKPHPFFQRDGADLFCRVPISMTQAALGGEVTVHTIDGKEAKVKISEGTQSGKQFKLKNKGMPVLRSREVGDLYIQATVETPQNLTKRQRELLAEFDAESSNKTHPEASGFFARMKDFFENLSGQ
- the ruvB gene encoding Holliday junction branch migration DNA helicase RuvB: MSKTPERLVTSEVRDEDMTEASLRPLTLADFTGQAAARQNLSVFIAAAKARREALDHVLFVGPPGLGKTTLAQIVARELGVNFRSTSGPVIAKAGDLAAQLTALEERDVLFIDEIHRLNPAVEEILYPAMEDFQLDLIIGEGPGARSVKIDLARFTLVGATTRAGLLTTPLRDRFGIPIRLEFYTIEELERIVLRGARVQGLALEKEGANEIAKRARGTPRIAGRLLRRVRDFAIVDGVESVTRTLADKALSLLDVDPIGLDQMDRRYLNVIALSFGGGPVGIETIAAALSEPRDAIEDIIEPYLIQQGFLQRTPRGRLLTPHAFRHLGLKEPVRETPQYGLFPDQSEED
- the dapB gene encoding 4-hydroxy-tetrahydrodipicolinate reductase, with the protein product MSELKLVVAGAAGRMGRVLIQTAIETSGVTVSAALARPGSLALGQDAGLLAGCGEINVPITEDALAAIVDADGILDFTSPDLSVELAALAAQARIVHIIGTTGFSVAHLTKIEAAARHAVIVRSGNMSLGVNLLAALVKKTAAVLGPVYDIEIAEMHHRMKVDAPSGTALLLGEAAAQGRGISLSEHEQRGRDGHTGPRKDGDIGFVSLRGGTVVGDHTVIFAGPGERIELAHRAEDRRIFGRGAVQAALWGKGRKPGLYSMLDVLGLGGE
- the pyrF gene encoding orotidine-5'-phosphate decarboxylase; this encodes MNAPSSSPDKPLDPRDRLIVALDVTDPAAARTLVNRLGDSVSFYKIGMELAYGGGLPFASELLKEGKKVFLDLKLHDIATTVSNAVAQVARLGVHFLTVHAYPQTLDAARRGAVGSPLKILGVSVLTSYDDADLAEAGYAYSVADLVARRALQAREAGVDGLVLSAAEAAAIRSQLGSDLILVTPGIRPRGTSAKDQKRVATPSLAIAAGADHLVVGRPITVAPDPKGAADQIVAEIEATLASMAPPPDKP
- a CDS encoding class I SAM-dependent methyltransferase is translated as MPALKLEQRLADEARFFKSWLDNPLLTGAVSPSSRSLARMMARYVDLGVPGPIIELGPGTGPITEALLQHGVAPERLILIEYDSAFCQLLKQRFSGVRVVQGDAYRLRQSLGPILEQPAACIVSSLPLLNKPEQQRLALLEDAFSCMGPEGSFIQFTYGLISPVPRNLVSGRFEAKPSPPVWFNLPPARVWVYRRCVETVQRPAKFHDLLGKLKLGTDKIQREVDAAKARLHFGDKAKAVPLKRSMEPLRGQRTDGSRERGRRS